A window of the Gossypium hirsutum isolate 1008001.06 chromosome A03, Gossypium_hirsutum_v2.1, whole genome shotgun sequence genome harbors these coding sequences:
- the LOC107887073 gene encoding flavonol 3-O-glucosyltransferase UGT89B1, which produces MIPRLNSLWLHHLITLQLPSYFSLYSSSFLHHMATLRSSSHILVFPFPAQGHIIPLLDFTHRLALTATAIDLTITVLVTPKNLPFLTQLLAAHPLIQPLVLPFPPHPSIPSAVENLKDVPQRCLPALMHTLGQLYHPLLSWFQSHPSPPSAIVSDMFLGWTQRLASRVGAKHIVFSPSGGMALSVLYSLWMELPRLDDPRDPTAVVSFDKLPNCPKYPWWQISGLYRACVEGDPAMEFIKDIFHANIQSWGLVVNSFNQLERPYFDHLKRVMGCDRVWAVGPLLPLHDHDDLTVSVHRGGSSSVPLDHLRTWLDACEDGEVVYVCFGSQVVLTNDQMAGVASGLEKSGVRFIWSIKEPSVGHVEENYGMMPNGFVDRVANNGLVIRGWAPQVAILSHRAVGAFLTHCGWNSVLEAVVAGVTMLTCPFGADQFVDQTLLVEELKVGKKACEGPQIVPNPEELARVLAESVSREKVVERKGVMELRKAALEAVREGGSSAQDMEEMVKQLFSMQA; this is translated from the coding sequence ATGATTCCCCGTTTGAATTCCCTTTGGCTACATCACCTCATAACCCTTCAACTTCCTTCATACTTCAGTCTCTACTCGTCTTCTTTTTTACATCACATGGCAACTTTGAGAAGCAGTTCCCACATCCTTGTTTTCCCTTTCCCAGCGCAAGGCCACATCATCCCTCTCTTAGATTTCACCCATCGCTTAGCCTTAACCGCCACTGCCATTGATCTAACCATTACCGTCTTAGTCACCCCAAAGAACCTCCCTTTCTTAACCCAACTCCTCGCCGCCCACCCGCTGATTCAGCCTTTGGTCCTCCCTTTCCCTCCCCACCCTTCCATCCCTTCCGCCGTCGAAAACTTAAAGGACGTCCCTCAACGGTGTTTACCTGCCTTAATGCATACCCTCGGCCAACTCTACCATCCTTTGCTTTCCTGGTTCCAGTCCCATCCTTCGCCTCCTTCGGCCATCGTCTCCGACATGTTCTTGGGCTGGACCCAACGTTTGGCCTCCCGTGTCGGGGCTAAACACATCGTTTTCTCGCCTTCCGGCGGCATGGCTTTGTCTGTTTTGTATTCCCTGTGGATGGAGCTTCCTAGGCTCGATGATCCTCGTGATCCGACGGCTGTTGTTTCGTTTGATAAACTTCCGAATTGTCCGAAATACCCTTGGTGGCAAATCTCTGGCTTGTATCGAGCTTGCGTCGAGGGAGACCCAGCCATGGAATTTATCAAAGATATTTTCCACGCGAACATCCAGAGCTGGGGCCTTGTGGTCAACTCCTTTAATCAACTTGAAAGGCCTTATTTTGACCATTTGAAACGGGTGATGGGCTGTGATCGAGTGTGGGCAGTGGGACCCTTACTCCCTCTCCATGACCACGATGATCTTACCGTTTCTGTTCATAGGGGTGGGTCCAGCTCGGTGCCGTTGGATCACTTGCGGACGTGGCTTGACGCGTGTGAAGATGGCGAAGTCGTGTACGTTTGCTTTGGGAGTCAAGTCGTGTTAACCAACGATCAGATGGCCGGTGTTGCATCCGGGTTGGAAAAGAGTGGTGTCCGTTTTATATGGTCGATCAAGGAGCCTTCTGTGGGGCACGTGGAGGAAAATTACGGAATGATGCCAAATGGGTTCGTAGATCGTGTGGCTAACAATGGACTCGTGATCAGAGGGTGGGCCCCGCAAGTCGCTATACTGAGTCACCGAGCAGTGGGTGCATTCTTAACTCATTGCGGGTGGAACTCGGTGTTGGAAGCAGTGGTAGCTGGCGTAACCATGCTGACGTGTCCATTCGGAGCCGACCAGTTTGTGGACCAAACATTGTTGGTGGAAGAGCTAAAGGTGGGTAAGAAGGCATGTGAGGGACCACAAATAGTGCCGAATCCAGAGGAGTTGGCCCGAGTCTTGGCGGAATCAGTGAGCCGGGAGAAGGTAGTTGAGAGGAAAGGAGTTATGGAATTGAGAAAGGCAGCATTGGAAGCAGTAAGAGAGGGTGGCAGTTCAGCCCAGGACATGGAAGAGATGGTGAAGCAGTTATTTTCTATGCAAGCCTAG
- the LOC107887074 gene encoding pentatricopeptide repeat-containing protein At3g09060: protein MDVFVNELINWCLKYNNFKVNKLGFFSFLHPNTPYSHFHREDKIFSQANRGEKNGVPLQGFLRAVAKRGLSSKFVRTPFKSQRSLSSLDPLPNKLLQLPSSLIKSTLDSATRFPQDNPHFSWDSLLACLPSLSSDKARLVLEWKLEKMLKGNERDYDQYLYLMSLCAKIRNASLAMHVFTSMEIHGIKPTTSLFNSLIHACLSSKDTITALNLFEIMQSSEDYKPNDETYETFIIGFSSLGNTDAMKSWYSAKKVAGYCATLQTYESLVSGCIKAREFDGADRFYDEIKSTGIMPSETILENLLEGFCRRRRFNQVKEFIKSCLEVWQEISVKMAEEVVGLYLEHGKVEEMEELLSTVVESGQAVTLFSQVNSGIIRMYAALNRLDDVEYSVGRMLKQGLSFRCADDVEKVVCCYFREEAYDRLDLFLEHIKRSHKLAKSTYDLLVAGYRRAGLSQRLDTVIKDMELTGVR, encoded by the exons ATGGATGTATTtgtaaatgaattaattaattggtgtttaaaatataataattttaaggtcaataaattagggtttttttcttttttacaccCAAACACGCCCTATTCCCATTTCCACCGTGAAGATAAAATATTTTCCCAGGCAAACAGGGGGGAGAAGAATGGCGTTCCTTTGCAAGGGTTTTTAAGAGCAGTAGCTAAAAGAGGTTTAAGTTCTAAATTTGTTCGAACCCCTTTTAAATCTCAACGCTCGTTATCGTCTTTGGATCCTCTTCCAAACAAGCTGCTTCAGTTGCCCAGCTCATTAATCAAGTCTACCCTTGATTCAGCTACCCGTTTTCCCCAAGATAATCCCCACTTTTCCTGGGATTCCCTCCTTGCCTGTCTCCCCTCTTTGTCATCTGACAAGGCTCGGCTT GTTTTGGAATGGAAATTAGAGAAAATGTTGAAGGGAAATGAGAGAGATTACGATCAGTATTTGTATTTAATGTCTCTTTGTGCAAAGATCCGAAATGCTTCACTGGCAATGCATGTGTTTACTTCAATGGAGATTCATGGGATTAAACCCACAACTTCCCTTTTCAATTCCCTTATACACGCCTGTTTGTCTTCGAAGGATACGATTACAGCATTGAACTTATTCGAGATTATGCAGAGTTCAGAGGATTATAAACCAAATGATGAGACTTACGAGACCTTCATAATTGGGTTTTCGAGTTTAGGAAATACTGATGCCATGAAAAGTTGGTACTCGGCAAAAAAAGTTGCCGGTTATTGTGCCACTCTTCAAACATATGAATCTCTTGTTTCCGGTTGCATTAAAGCTAGAGAATTTGATGGTGCCGATAGATTCTACGATGAAATAAAATCAACCGGAATAATGCCTAGTGAGACCATATTGGAGAATTTACTGGAGGGGTTTTGTAGACGCCGGAGATTCAATCAAGTTAAAGAGTTCATCAAATCTTGTCTAGAAGTTTGGCAGGAAATTAGTGTCAAGATGGCTGAGGAGGTTGTAGGTTTATATTTGGAACATGGAAAAGTAGAAGAAATGGAGGAGCTACTTTCAACTGTAGTGGAGTCAGGTCAGGCTGTCACACTTTTCTCACAGGTGAACTCCGGGATCATAAGGATGTATGCCGCGTTAAATCGATTGGATGATGTAGAATACTCTGTGGGCAGGATGTTGAAACAAGGATTATCTTTCAGATGCGCCGATGATGTTGAGAAGGTTGTCTGCTGTTACTTCAGGGAAGAAGCTTATGATAGGCTAGATCTATTTTTGGAACATATTAAGCGTTCTCATAAGCTCGCGAAATCGACTTATGATTTGTTGGTTGCGGGGTATCGAAGAGCTGGGCTTTCTCAGAGATTAGACACGGTGATAAAGGATATGGAATTGACTGGAGTTCGGTGA
- the LOC107887828 gene encoding UDP-glycosyltransferase 89B2: protein MSAAGQHILVYPFPTSGHFIPFLDLTHRLLNRRLTVTVLVTPNNLRLLDPLLTRHASSSLHHLLLPDMDPLPAPNLPARLRRLRDLHYPPLLQWFQSLTSPPVAIFSDFFLGWTQSLASELGLRRIVFSPSSSFSYSLNMSLCRESLRIDDPPAENQTLSFPDIPNSPKYPAYQINSIYRTYKDGDPDKEFYRRNWLQNLESWGVVFNTFSDLEAIYIDHLKKEIMSHDRVWAVGPVLGDDGLDTTNRGGSSSVPFQELVAWLDSRDDNSVVYVSFGSHYVLTRKQMDVVASGLEESGVNFVWSVREPKASQVSSDHGVIPDGFEDRVAGKGFLIKGWAPQVAVLRHRAVGAFVTHCGWNSTLEGIAAGMVMLTWPMGADQFTNTQLLVDECGVGIRVGESTQNIPESSTLARILVESLDGCRAERSRAKMLSEKALNAVNGGTSDNDLGSLVKAINEIKPSTGSNKI from the coding sequence ATGTCCGCTGCCGGCCAACATATTCTGGTGTATCCGTTTCCGACGTCCGGCCATTTCATCCCTTTCCTCGACCTTACTCACCGTTTACTCAATCGCCGCCTAACTGTCACTGTATTGGTCACACCCAACAACCTCCGTCTCCTCGACCCGCTCCTGACCCGCCATGCTTCCTCTTCACTCCATCACCTGCTTCTCCCCGACATGGACCCATTGCCAGCACCCAACCTCCCCGCTAGATTGCGCCGCTTGCGTGACCTTCACTATCCTCCTCTGCTCCAATGGTTTCAATCCTTAACTTCTCCCCCTGTTGCTATTTTTTCCGATTTCTTCCTTGGATGGACTCAGAGTCTCGCTTCCGAGTTAGGCCTACGACGGATTGTCTTCTCGCCCTCCAGTTCCTTCAGCTACTCGTTGAACATGTCGTTGTGTCGGGAATCACTGAGGATTGACGATCCCCCGGCCGAAAATCAAACGTTATCGTTTCCGGATATCCCTAATTCTCCTAAATACCCTGCCTATCAAATCAACTCGATTTACAGAACATACAAAGATGGCGACCCAGACAAGGAATTCTACAGGAGAAACTGGCTCCAGAATCTAGAGAGTTGGGGGGTCGTTTTCAACACCTTCTCTGACTTGGAGGCCATTTACATTGACcacttgaagaaagagatcatgaGTCATGATCGGGTTTGGGCGGTTGGGCCCGTGCTGGGAGACGATGGCTTGGACACCACCAATCGCGGTGGGTCTAGTTCGGTGCCATTTCAGGAGCTGGTGGCGTGGTTGGATTCACGGGACGACAACTCCGTCGTCTACGTTTCTTTCGGGAGTCACTACGTGTTGACACGTAAGCAAATGGATGTGGTGGCGTCCGGGCTCGAGGAAAGTGGGGTCAACTTCGTTTGGTCCGTAAGGGAACCCAAGGCCTCGCAAGTCTCGAGCGATCACGGCGTGATTCCGGATGGATTTGAGGATCGTGTGGCGGGAAAAGGGTTTTTAATCAAAGGGTGGGCGCCCCAAGTGGCGGTTCTTCGACACCGAGCCGTGGGGGCTTTTGTGACACACTGCGGCTGGAATTCGACATTGGAAGGGATTGCCGCCGGGATGGTTATGCTGACATGGCCGATGGGTGCAGACCAGTTTACGAATACCCAGTTGTTGGTAGATGAATGTGGGGTGGGAATACGAGTGGGTGAGTCGACTCAAAATATACCAGAGTCAAGCACGTTGGCTCGAATTTTGGTGGAGTCACTCGATGGGTGCAGAGCAGAGAGGAGTCGAGCCAAGATGTTGAGTGAAAAAGCCCTGAATGCAGTCAATGGTGGAACTTCAGACAACGATTTGGGTTCCTTAGTTAAAGCGATTAATGAAATAAAACCCTCTACGGGAAGCAATAAAATCTGA